A stretch of the Rosa rugosa chromosome 5, drRosRugo1.1, whole genome shotgun sequence genome encodes the following:
- the LOC133712909 gene encoding meiotic recombination protein DMC1 homolog, which translates to MPPSSLLCRRGRPCLMHSESVKQMHQVVRVRISMYSGDLSQCESVPGGDLDSHAEIHNLTGIKGLSEAKVDKICEAAEKIVNFGYITGSDAITRRKSVIRITTGSQALDELLGGGVETLAITEAFREFRSGKTQLAHTLCVTTQLPTNMHGGNGKVAYIDTEGTFRPERIIPIAERFGLDPGAVLDNIVYARAFTYEHQYNLLLGLAAKMAEEPFRLLIVDSVIALFHVDFTGRGELADRQQKLAQMLSRLIKIAEEFNVAVYMTNQVIADPGGGVFISDPKKPAGGHVLAHAATIRLMFRKGKGEQHVCKVFDAPNLPEAEAVFQITAGGIADAKD; encoded by the exons ATGCCTCCATCCAGTCTGCTTTGCAGGAGAGGCCGCCCTTGTCTGATGCACTCCGAATCCGTGAAACAAATGCATCAAGTAGTTCGAGTACGTATCTCCATGTATAGTGGAGACTTGTCACAGTGTGAAAGTGTCCCAGGAGGGGATTTAGATTCACATGCAGAGATCCAT AACTTGACCGGAATTAAAGGTTTATCTGAGGCCAAAGTTGATAAGATTTGTGAAGCTGCTGAGAAAATAGTG aaCTTTGGATATATTACTGGGAGTGATGCTATAACCAGA AGGAAGTCCGTGATTCGCATAACAACTGGGAGCCAAGCACTAGATGAACTTTTAGGCG GTGGGGTTGAAACTCTAGCGATCACAGAAGCCTTTCGGGAATTTAG GTCTGGGAAAACACAGCTTGCACACACACTCTGCGTAACTACACAG CTTCCCACTAACATGCATGGAGGGAATGGAAAGGTTGCTTACATTGATACTGAGGGAACATT CCGGCCAGAACGAATTATACCTATAGCTGAAAGATTTGGCTTGGACCCAGGAGCTGTTCTCGACAAT ATCGTTTATGCTCGTGCTTTTACATATGAGCATCAGTATAATCTGCTTCTTGGTCTAGCTGCAAAAATGGCTGAAGAGCCATTCAGACTTCTG ATTGTGGACTCGGTGATTGCTCTATTTCATGTTGATTTTACTGGGAGAGGAGAGCTTGCAGATCGCCAG caaAAACTTGCACAGATGCTTTCCCGATTAATAAAGATTGCTGAGGAATTCAATGTCGCTGTCTATATGACCAACCAAG TGATAGCTGACCCCGGTGGTGGAGTGTTCATATCTGATCCAAAGAAACCAGCAGGAGGTCATGTGCTCGCCCATGCAGCAACCATAAGGCTCATGTTTAGAAAAGGCAAAGGGGAACAGCATGTCTGCAAGGTGTTTGATGCCCCAAACCTGCCTGAGGCTGAAGCA GTTTTCCAGATAACTGCAGGAGGCATTGCAGATGCAAAGGACTGA